The segment CGCGGGGACATAATCGCCGCAAGTTCTGAATACTTTTCAGCCAGTTCATCCTCAGTGGGCAGATCGGTGCGGTTCAAGTAGGCATATTCGGTCCTGAACAGACCAATACCCTCACCGCCGTTGTCTATAACCGCCGCAACCTCTTCGAAAAGTTCAATATTTGCATTGACTTGAACCCGGTAGCCGTCTTCTGTCTCAGCCGGAAGCTGACAACCGCGGATAATGGTCCGCTGGTAATCATCAAATTGGGTTTCAAGGGTGTAATAGTGCTCAAGCTCATCATCAGTGGGATCAACCAGCACCTTTCCGGCCAGACCGTCAATAATGACCAGATCGCCGTCCACAACGGAATTTTCCAGCTCCTCAGCCCCAACCAGAGCGGGGATATTGAGGGTACGGGCCAGAATACCTGTATGTGAGGTTTTACCGCCAAGGGTGGTCACAAAAGCCATAAGCTTGTTTACTTCAAGCTCAATAGTATCTGCGGGGCTAAGGTCATGGGCCATAAGCACCACACGCCCTTCCACAGGACGCAGGTTGGCTTCGCCGCCAATGAGCTTGGCCTGCACCCGCAGGGCTACCTGACGCACGTCCTGCATGCGTTCACGGATGTAGACGTCCTCAAGTGCGCCAAAGGCTTTTCCAAGGTCATTTACGGCCTTGTCCATTGCCCATTCGGCATTGATCTTGAGCTCGTCAATATATTTCAGGGCCGAGGATTGAAGTTTGGGATCCTTGAGCATCATCAGATGGGAATCGATGATCAGCTGGTGTTCCTTAAGCTCTTCAGGCACCTTTTCCCGGATAGCTGCAAGCTCTTCCACGGCATCACTGAACCCTTTTTTCATCCGCTCTTTCTCGCCCTCCACCATATGGGTGGGCACAGTCTGCCTCGGCAGTCTGGACGAGATGCTGCGGTTAAGAAAAAAGGCCTTGCCTATGGCTATACCTGTTGAGACGGAAATTCCGCTGACGACCGCTCTGGCCACTTACTTTTCCTCGCCGAATCTGTTTTTAAAAAGTTCCTCAAGACAATCAAGGGCAGCTGAGGCATCAGAGCCATCAGCCCGCAGTTCAAGGACACAGCCCTGCGCTGCCGCCAGAGTAAGCACATCCAGAATGCTTTTGGCGTCCACTTCCTGAGATTCGCAGACAACCATGATGTCCGCTGCAAAATTCTGGGCTTCCTGCGCAAGTTTGGCTGCCGGACGGGCATGCAACCCCAACTGGTTGGTCACAACCACTGTCCGGGCTACGACCTCCCCGTCTACCGGGGCTCCTTCGCGAAGCGCGCTCTCTTCAGTCATTTCTCATTAATCCTTATATCTTATTTTTTCAAAAGAAAAAATCACAGCATATGCAAAGTCAGCAGTCCGATAACAACGACCAGAACCGCAACTATTTCACGGGCAATTTTGCCGGTGGCTACCAGCCAGCCCAGCACTCCAAGAACCGCGGTCCCCCCGTACCATTCAAATCCATGTAACGGGCGGGGCCAGAGCTGAAACCAGATCAGCAGCACAAGGAAAGCGTTGGCGTACTTAAGCCGCTCTCCCCAGTTGATCAAGTCCCATCGTTTAAGTTCATCCAAGAATCCCAGCCCCTTATTAATACCGGACCAGAAGGTGAATGCCTTGAAAGATTGCAGCACCGCAAACGACACTAAACCGAGTAGCATAGCCTGCACATGATGACCAGCCAGCAGCATATTCACTGTCGCCAAAGCCCAGAAGATCAACGCGCTGCCGGAGAAAACCGAGTCGCCGATGGCTGAAAGTGTGTAACTGGTGGTATTTTTCAACTTGTCCAGCAATTGGACCGGGAATCGCCCGTCCCTGATCTGCACTTCCACAGACAGGAATATCGCCACCAGCAGCGGAGCCCAGAACGGATGCGAATTGTAATGCTTCACATAACGCCTGCGAGCCTTGGACAGCTCTGCCGGGTCGTCATAAATAGCCTCAAGACCGGGCTGCATAGCATAGGAAAAGCCAATATTCTGCAAGCCGCGGGTGTTGAAGCCCGCCCCTACAAAATAGGAACGCAGAAAGCATCTGGCAAAGGCCAGACCTAATGGTTTCTGTTCTGCTGCTTTATCCATTTAAATTATTTGATGCGCTTCGCGCTTTTTATTAAAAGATTTCGCCTCCGACGGCTTAAACCCTTTTTGTAAAAAGGGTTTAAGAATCCCCAAAACTTCTATTAGGGCTTCGCCACTGCTGACGCACAACGTCTAAGTGCGCTTTTTCCTTTCAGTTACCTTTTCATAGACCGCTTTAGCTGTCCAGCCTTCGACCTTTTCGGCGATGCGTCTGGCAATGACTTTCGGCTTGTCGCCGGACTCCATTTCCGCGTCGATCATCTGAAAAATATCTTCTTCGGAAGCCGGACCTTCAT is part of the Desulfovibrio sp. JC022 genome and harbors:
- the ptsP gene encoding phosphoenolpyruvate--protein phosphotransferase translates to MARAVVSGISVSTGIAIGKAFFLNRSISSRLPRQTVPTHMVEGEKERMKKGFSDAVEELAAIREKVPEELKEHQLIIDSHLMMLKDPKLQSSALKYIDELKINAEWAMDKAVNDLGKAFGALEDVYIRERMQDVRQVALRVQAKLIGGEANLRPVEGRVVLMAHDLSPADTIELEVNKLMAFVTTLGGKTSHTGILARTLNIPALVGAEELENSVVDGDLVIIDGLAGKVLVDPTDDELEHYYTLETQFDDYQRTIIRGCQLPAETEDGYRVQVNANIELFEEVAAVIDNGGEGIGLFRTEYAYLNRTDLPTEDELAEKYSELAAIMSPRPVTLRTLDLGSDKFMSHFGALDEANPALGLRAMRFCLKHEELFKTQLRAMLRASVHGNVSMMFPMICGLKEVLQAKSALARAQQELREEGIPFDENMPIGVMIELPAAVMIAEILAQEVDFFSIGTNDLIQYSLGIDRTNPHVSYLYQPLHPAVVRSIKYVVDAGHRAGIGVSLCGEVASDPYCVPILMGMQIDSLSLTPQAIPGIKRILRQLNMQECKQLLKDVLGCRTVSRINRLVTDNIYKKYPEELTFFASLLDNEEITG
- a CDS encoding PTS system mannose/fructose/sorbose family transporter subunit IID translates to MDKAAEQKPLGLAFARCFLRSYFVGAGFNTRGLQNIGFSYAMQPGLEAIYDDPAELSKARRRYVKHYNSHPFWAPLLVAIFLSVEVQIRDGRFPVQLLDKLKNTTSYTLSAIGDSVFSGSALIFWALATVNMLLAGHHVQAMLLGLVSFAVLQSFKAFTFWSGINKGLGFLDELKRWDLINWGERLKYANAFLVLLIWFQLWPRPLHGFEWYGGTAVLGVLGWLVATGKIAREIVAVLVVVIGLLTLHML
- a CDS encoding HPr family phosphocarrier protein, with amino-acid sequence MTEESALREGAPVDGEVVARTVVVTNQLGLHARPAAKLAQEAQNFAADIMVVCESQEVDAKSILDVLTLAAAQGCVLELRADGSDASAALDCLEELFKNRFGEEK